A stretch of Besnoitia besnoiti strain Bb-Ger1 chromosome III, whole genome shotgun sequence DNA encodes these proteins:
- a CDS encoding UBX domain-containing protein (encoded by transcript BESB_047570): MSIRFHLSCGCLPVFCVFWCRSLSDLRRRDDVDSSKKTTSSFTGGERSGLAVENPSSSDEDEHPLGDFAHAVRGAAPPGARRVTVFRNGFTVDDGEFRSLENPENARFLDELKAGFAPRELQEGGRRVHVELVNKQSESYEPPPPPAYVLFGGEGQRLSGGEDRSGSSSPSAEVDVSRGAVTVDESQPTTMLQFRLHDGQRRAQRFNETHTIADIRDFVSQVAPVNGEFRLLEGFPPKEITAALSATVKEAGLLNAAIVQQIR; the protein is encoded by the exons ATGTCGATCCG GTTTCATCTGTCGTGCGGCTGCCTTcctgttttctgcgttttctggTGCAGGTCCTTGAGcgacctgcgccggcgggacGACGTGGATTCGTCCAAGAAGACGACGTCGAGCTTCACTGGCGGCGAGAGATCGGGCCTCGCAGTTGAGAATCCTTCCTCGTCCGATGAAGACGAACACCCTCTCGGGGACTTTGCGCACGCAGT gagaggcgctgcgccgccgggagCGCGCAGGGTCACGGTGTTCAGGAACGGGTTCACCGTCGACGATGGAGAATTTCGTTCGCTGGAGAACCCTGAAAACGCCCGCTTTCTGGACGAGTTGAAGGCCGG ctTTGCTCCTCGCGAACTGCAggagggagggcgacgcgtccACGTTGAGCTCGTGAACAAACAGTCTGAGTCGTACgagcccccgccgccgccagcg TACGTGCTGTTTGGCGGAGAAGGCCAGCGCCTGTCAGGAGGGGAAGACAGATCAGGGTCCtcgtcgccgagcgccgaAGTCGACGTGAGCCGCGGGGCGGTGACAGTCGACGAGAGCCAACCCACGACCATGCTGCAGTTTCGGCTCCATGACGGACAGAGACGTGCACAGAGATTCAACGAGACGCACACGATCGCCGACATCCGCGATTTTGTGTCTCA AGTCGCACCTGTGAACGGCGAgttccgcctcctcgagggGTTCCCTCCCAAGGAGATCACCGCAGCCCTGTCGGCGACAGTCAAGGAGGCCGGGCTGTTGAACGCTGCCATCGTTCAACAAATCCGCTAG
- a CDS encoding putative pre-rRNA-processing protein PNO1 (encoded by transcript BESB_047580) → METVMAPEEAADSFVPVRRRARKRQERLMKDDAPYSAGKGDSESMDILQHVADDITLTNAPDEEQEADEVESAAPGGHSEADKTQHESSPSPSAASSASPSGLLHGGKRKELKKKPANTVRYEVRRLLVPPHRMSPLRKQWTEILEPLVTHLKLQVRMNLKRRCVELRTRVPGDAKSGDMKQAGGLGSLHNNSSLLQKGSDFVRAFLLGFEVRDAIALLRLDDLFIESFEIKDVKRLNGDHLSRCIARLNGREGKTKYAIENATRTRLVFADSRIHILGSFENIKLARHSICSLVLGAPPGKVYNHLRTVTRRLAERL, encoded by the coding sequence ATGGAGACCGTCATGGCTCcagaggaggctgcggactCCTTCGTgccagtgcggcggcgggcgcggaagagACAGGAGCGCCTCATGAAGGACGACGCTCCGTACTCTGCGGGAAAAGGCGACTCTGAGTCAATGGACATTCTTCAGCATGTGGCAGACGATATCACGCTTACCAACGCACCTGACGAAGAGCAGGAAGCAGATGAAGTGGAAAGTGCAGCACCTGGCGGACACAGCGAGGCCGACAAGACGCAGCACGAATCTTCGCCCTCACCGTCCGCAGCGTCAtcggcttcgccttctggcTTGTTGCACGGCGGGAAGCGAAAGGAACTGAAGAAGAAACCAGCTAACACAGTCCGCTATGAAGTCCGTCGGCTACTCGTGCCGCCCCACCGCATGTCACCTTTGAGGAAACAGTGGACGGAGATCCTGGAGCCTCTCGTGACACATCTTAAACTGCAGGTCCGCATGAATCTGAAGCGGCGATGTGTCGAACTCCGCACGCGCGTTCCGGGAGACGCGAAAAGCGGCGACATGAAACAGGCAGGAGGACTTGGCAGCCTACACAACAACAGTTCTCTTCTGCAGAAGGGCAGCGACTTTGTCCGGGCCTTCCTTCTGGGCTTCGAAGTCCGCGACGCcatcgcgctgctgcgcctcgatgATCTCTTCATCGAATCGTTCGAAATCAAAGATGTGAAACGCCTGAACGGCGACCATTTGAGCAGATGCATTGCGCGGCTGAACGGGAGAGAAGGGAAAACCAAGTATGCCATCGAAAACGCAACCCGCACACGACTTGTGTTTGCAGACAGCCGGATTCACATCCTCGGGTCCTTCGAGAACATCAAGCTCGCTCGCCACTCCATCTGCTCCCTCGTCCTCGGTGCGCCGCCTGGAAAGGTCTACAACCACCTCCGCACTGTCACTCGGCGGCTGGCTGAGAGGCTCTAA
- a CDS encoding hypothetical protein (encoded by transcript BESB_047590) — protein sequence MRSFGLLSSAVADPIFVSNRSSPAATRVPGSAPPDLAAGIHRRRLLPGFRHVASLPLLSARQSAPPLPFPQLSCPSSLRCLSSSALVLPRRSATPAPRGSKRASGVAAKAVDRLAFLASSGRPTSALPWRSATLHLRDHLDSLELPLHAPAIAQAFALLGCHRPLRHSPVLLRLLLHHVLQKPHAASAVYAASNEEAIRRIVQHQVADLARTLSLSRVAASSRAVQARAAHELSPSPFEGPDALCLPQLAEAGDARDGEGEQRTWRGGASAGELRHLGNSVFSEGDAWVRDCFSDSDKRRILIGYRQAASLRSVLRALSPFLYRLFLFSAGDVPSVAAAASPVPDLWVQELAGLDGEAHTGRPTLWELDEGLERERTLEEDIQLLDMLADALAVGAGPATGAKGSSLHLAAPGGGATLTRSDAVESAQARERALADASQPDGVVLTHRDEPSRGEEAARPRGSTDRTNVSSVSAFEGILWSFLERCCERTLSSLERGEGRGEQEKRKTTHLLPLLATAASTILVRLSESAERQGPLLKQGAPAAKTAPDAGLLHSPSEASPSSWDVASLCRLQRTASRVQRMILRASLPDFAHSDVFVALPASALALDRVQRSVAALLESEVEREEGEGGDALEGERGAEGVGQRPVAHVQGEAPTDLRGEGVASGRRSDFWGPTKTRREEFQGQSEERRALGRALNARLFQEADRRAADATLFADDVVDCMNTIVKVGWARPSTVTVLLRALCNRTDLTQPHVVTMLAGRIPVTDDFSAEQKEDLAEALRLLEASVGLQARPDGRRVQTAGAAVSRASSMSKNAPRSRLASQAVAADIAFFSAADQRRNELAGDSAQAAAGRMPGDDTQGTAVKDTAEDTAQVAAYLEMIRTQKILERKHRSRISWSTRRW from the exons ATGAGGAGCTTTGgtcttctctcttccgctGTTGCCGATCCGATATTTGTCAGCAACAG gtcctcgcctgcggctaCCCGAGTACCTGGCTCCGCTCCACCTGATTTGGCCGCTGGCATCcatcggcgccgcctccttcctgGTTTCCGCCATGTTGCctccctgcctcttctttctgccCGCCAGTCTGCCCCGCCGCTCCCGTTTCCACAGCTTAGCTGTCCAAGCTCCCTCCGTTGTCTCTCATCTTCCGCGCTcgtgctgcctcgccgctcggCTACGCCGGCTCCACGAGGCTCGAAGCGCGCAAGCGGCgttgcggcgaaggccgtggATCGTCTAGCCTTCCTGGCGTCTTCAGGGCGCCCGACATCTGCGCTTCCCTGGCGCAGTGCGACGCTTCATCTGCGCGACCATTTGGACAGCCTCGAGTTGCcactgcatgcgcccgcCATCGCGCAAGCCTTCGCACTGCTTGGCTGCCaccggcctctgcggcacaGCCCAGTTCtactccgcctcctcctccaccaTGTTCTCCAAAAGCCCcacgccgcgtccgccgtcTACGCTGCCTCAAATGAAGAGGCTATCCGCCGGATAGTTCAGCACCAAGTAGCCGACCTCGCCCGCACGCTTTCCCTCTCCAGAGtggctgcttcctcgcgcgcggttCAGGCGCGAGCTGCACACGAgctgtctccctcgccttttGAGGGCCCCGATGCCCTTTGCTTGCCTCAGCtcgcagaggcaggagaTGCACGGGACGGTGAAGGCGAGCAGAGGACTTGGCGTGGAGGAGCGAGTGCCGGGGAGCTGCGCCATCTGGGCAATTCAGTCTTttcagagggcgacgcgtggGTTCGTGACTGTTTTTCAGACAGTGATAAAAGAAGGATTCTCATCGGGTATCGTCAagccgcgtctctgcggtcgGTCCTGCGGGCTTTGTCTCCGTTTCTGTATCGCCTGTTTCTCTTTTCGGCTGGCGACGTGCCCAgtgtggcggctgcggcttccCCCGTCCCAGATCTGTGGGTGCAGGAGCTGGCAGgcctcgacggcgaggcgcacacGGGAAGACCGACTTTGTGGGAACTCGACGAAGGCCTTGAACGCGAGAGAACTCTCGAGGAAGATATCCAGCTTCTCGATATGTTGGCTGACGCCCTCGCAGTCGGCGCGGGCCCCGCCACCGGCGCCAAGGGGTCGTCCCTCCACCTGGCGGCGCCAGGTGGAGGGGCGACTCTGACCAGAAGCGATGCGGTGGAAAGTGCTCAGGCGAGGGAGCgggcgctcgcggacgcaAGTCAGCCGGATGGAGTGGTGCTTACGCACCGGGACGAACCCagccgaggagaagaggcagctCGTCCGCGTGGTTCCACAGACAGAACGAATGTCTCGTCGGTGTCTGCGTTCGAAGGCATTTTGTGGAGCTTCTTGGAGCGGTGCTGCGAACGCACACTCAGTAGTCTCGAGAGAGGGGAGGGCCGGGGAGAACAAGAGAAGCGGAAAACGACTCatcttctccctctgcttGCCACTGCAGCTAGCACGATCCTGGTGAGGCTGTCAGAGTCAGCGGAGCGTCAGGGTCCTCTCCTCAAGCAAGGGGCACCTGCAGCAAAGACGGCTCCAGACGCCGGGCTGTTGCATTCACCTTCTGAAGCTAGTCCCAGCTCCTGGGATGTTGCTTCGCTCTGTCGGTTGCAGCGAACTGCGTCTCGAGTCCAGCGCATGATTCTACGGGCCTCTCTCCCAGACTTTGCGCACAGCGACGTGTTCGTCGCCCTTCCAGcttcggcgctggcgcttgACCGGGTGCAGCGCTCTGTGGCTGCTCTGCTTGAGTCTGAggtcgagagagaggaaggagagggcggagacgccctcgagggcgagcggggcGCTGAAGGCGTGGGTCAGCGGCCAGTCGCGCACGTCCAAGGAGAAGCCCCAACAGATCTGCGGGGGGAAGGGGTCGCAAGCGGCCGCAGGAGTGATTTCTGGGGtccgacgaagacgagaagggaGGAATTTCAGGGACAGAGTGAGGAACGAAGAGCTCTCGGGCGAGCTCTCAATGCGCGGCTGTTCCAAGAGGCAgacaggcgagcggcggacgcgacgcTCTTCGCTGACGACGTCGTTGACTGCATGAATACA ATTGTCAAGGTGGGATGGGCGCGGCCTTCGACAGTTACGGTACTGTTGAGGGCTCTATGCAACCGCACAG ACCTTACCCAACCCCACGTTGTCACCATGTTGGCTGGTCGCATTCCGGTTACAGATGACTTCTCCGCGGAGCAAAAGGAAGACCTCGCCGaagctctccgcctcctcgaggccTCCGTAGGCCTGCAAGCGAGGCCAGATGGCCGCCGCGTGCAGACGGCGGGGGCTGCCGTGTCGAGAGCGTCCTCTATGAGCAAAAACGCGCCGCGATCCCGTCTCGCCTCTCAGGCAGTCGCTGCAGATAttgcttttttctctgctgcagacCAACGTAGAAATGAGCTTGCAGGGGACAGTGCacaagcagcagcaggccggATGCCAGGTGACGACACACAGGGGACAGCCGTCAAAGACACGGCCGAGGATACGGCGCAGGTGGCCGCGTATCTCGAAATGATACGGACGCAGAAAATTCTGGAAAGGAAGCATCGATCACGCATTTCCTGGAGCACTCGAAGGTGGTGA
- a CDS encoding hypothetical protein (encoded by transcript BESB_047600), with translation MALVHPDAAAAGSTVCQRGAVSDRPQSPERLQPLPHACKSSVPRAASKADSRLSLQQRACDAEEDRGAVTKEPASRESESTGESFEEPHHIDVSWYSSPSHQPHFSEPRASHLGGESAVQPPAICLTMPPPRSSCPSRSSEAWLSYVPAESFVRQGSPSMCLLPASGDGEGVSAAVRVSAGGGGAPCTSRGSDSRGWDSPFSTALPEEKGVAEQMSVGTSVSSSHLAAEQGEATTMSPWGLSGGSSQTRGLPDDRGDTLTPGWVAELAAEAGHASLATRSAAVVVHKQEEELESPWAHIARESNRPFAPVTGHYVEGFTSSSSGSSTSVSPSPLHRSPARRRARDLVPGGLIFGEDLSVSGSPSRRRGRRRWGEEERGVADEATSVSSSSVEGDAEEFDTGLFGMAAGRQFMQLSRALLGGTRQRQSDGSSNLHSEDEAERIRQHCQLQEMRIRALAVGAGRASPRRRAPSGGGDGGEVPRSHDRLAGSKERGGDLLLEEGEGEDSYGGEQSDEERLHAASVAATCSSSAPGGEGGSLYVGGKGMSTRAGAGEAREFAEDFRRGRSVARRSPRRTGRRANRERRKHLKQLASGGAQSSLAGLRLLTDGTLLAALLFGEDERMTMKEFNSDDNDTTSWPERSHASALGAAAEPERKGHLGTATTRRSGQQRLAPSRGPDHVSRQNSGHGEGGSCSEGVAREGQLRSSSSPSHGRGSSTERRRRSERAGGRDSAGTCVHQDAPRLLRQGEPACLRSGSDDCRPDSQVRGAEARRGAEDSWRGGQQAFSSSEESSSFNEVAPEVTRGPATGAQAVRGGRRRRRQQPNKPVSGSATASARESTMFMAFFDPFTRPEGAPRASTSGSPSSNIRSSQTVTSVSTDRSGAEGEFELEPARRSDQGLGSPQKTKRDARLHADDGIRQTASRRDGAETFSPDGGQVGNGEQAPGGMGCDDLPSSHPVAGGCKATQRKPDNLRERADFCRGAGAVSELGAGQPSAAAYRRIAEDEDDEGHSFLSHRPSLSGATTCSSSKRRPSDGFEGMLTHLSRRSSPSSELQNDGAAGFQSPPTFTGKDSDRGAPFASATTQDERSSLEPTRNSPQWQVEHLDGGSRNGERRLGGKRAEKGGSAGVSADTPDTNEASRTPVGFWRTRREPQHHSLCREAGMDVGGGAGVPASWRREKCETGEAFVANREEPEGQREGESCDCYPPAKQGGGGGNVQKDSDKKTTEGVSEEGSFYSLKALTAFFNASGPNSSTPLFPAEEEVVEPMRVNSHAGHDGGGWELDECGDLQKGIQSKVTRVDADDPIDGEASAATTFWSSLSSMYDSWGFSGAS, from the exons ATGGCACTAGTGCATCCCgatgcggcggccgcaggctcCACGGTTTGTCAGCGCGGGGCCGTGTCAGACCGTCCTCAGAGTCCTGAACGCCTCCAGCCACTCCCTCATGCTTGTAAATCTTCTGTGCCCCGTGCGGCTTCCAAGGCTGACAGCCGGCTgtcgctccagcagcgcgcctgcgaTGCGGAGGAGGACCGCGGGGCTGTGACCAAGGAGCCCGCTTCGCGCGAATCGGAGAGCACGGGAGAGTCTTTCGAAGAGCCTCACCACATCGATGTATCATGGTATTCAAGTCCTTCGCATCAGCCACATTTTTCCGAGCCTCGGGCGTCTCATTTGGGTGGAGAGTCTGCTgtgcagccgccggcgatATGCCTGACcatgccgccgccgagaagcTCCTGCCCGTCTCGCTCCTCTGAGGCGTGGCTCTCTTACGTTCCTGCTGAGTCCTTCGTGCGTCAGGGAAGTCCCTCAATGTGTTTGCTTCCCGCCTCGGGAGATGGAGAGGGCGtgagcgccgccgtccgTGTATCCGCAGGGGGAGGTGGCGCCCCGTGCACATCCCGGGGGAGCGATTCCAGAGGGTGGGATAGTCCTTTTTCAACCGCGCTGCCTGAAGAAAAAGGTGTCGCTGAGCAAATGAGCGTCGGCACATCTGTTTCGTCAAGCCACCTTGCAGCAGAGCAAGGCGAAGCGACCACGATGAGTCCCTGGGGTCTCTCCGGGGGGAGCAGTCAGACGAGGGGTTTGCCCGATGACAGGGGGGACACGCTGACCCCTGGGTGGGTCGCTGAACTTGCCGCTGAAGCTGGGCATgcttcgctggcgacgcgcagcgcagctgtGGTGGTGCACaagcaggaggaggagctaGAGTCTCCCTGGGCCCACATAGCTCGAGAGTCGAATCGACCGTTTGCACCCGTGACTGGTCACTACGTTGAAGGCTtcaccagcagcagctcagGAAGCAGCACAtctgtctctccttcgcctttgCATCGCAGtcctgcgcgccgacgcgcccgcgatTTAGTCCCGGGGGGGCTTATCTTTGGAGAAGACTTGAGCGTCTCAGGATCGCCCTCACGACGGAGAGGTCGGCGCCGGTGGGgtgaggaggagaggggcgTCGCGGACGAAGCTACGAgcgtcagcagcagctccgtggaaggcgacgcagaagagttCGATACTGGACTCTTCGGCATGGCTGCAGGGCGCCAGTTCATGCAGCTCTCTCGAGCACTTCTCGGTGGAACACGGCAGAGGCAATCGGATGGTAGCTCCAACTTACACagtgaagacgaagcagagagaatTCGCCAGCATTGTCAGCTTCAAGAAATGCGCATAAGGGCCCTCGCAGTTGGCGCTGgacgggcgtcgccgcggcggcgggctccgAGTGGGGGAGGAGACGGTGGAGAAGTCCCGCGCAGTCACGACAGGCTGGCAGGAAGCAaggaaagaggaggcgaccTCCTCTTAGAGGAgggggaaggcgaggactCGTATGGGGGAGAGCAAAGTGACGAAGAACGGCTGCATGCCGCATCCGTGGCTGCAACGTGCTCATCTTCGGCTCCAGGCGGAGAAGGTGGCTCTCTATACGTTGGTGGAAAAGGTATGtcgacgcgggcgggcgccggagagGCACGGGAGTTTGCAGAGGACTTCAGACGCGGTCGGAGTGTTGCCCGGCGGTCGCCGAGGCGCACAGGCCGTCGCGCAAACCGCGAACGCCGTAAACACTTGAAACAGTTGGCAAGTGGAGGAGCTCAAAGCTCTCTCGCCGGTTTGCGGCTGCTTACGGATGGCACGTTACTCGCCGCTCTGCTCttcggagaagacgagaggatGACCATGAAGGAGTTCAATAGTGACGATAACGACACCACCTCATGGCCTGAGCGGAgccacgcctccgcgctgggggccgccgcagaacCGGAGAGGAAAGGGCACTTGGGGACGGCGACCACCCGAAGAAGCGGGCAACAGAGGCTTGCGCCCAGCAGAGGCCCTGACCACGTCAGCCGCCAAAACTCGGGACATGGggaaggcggcagctgcagcgaaggAGTGGCTAGAGAGGGGCAACTGAGAAGCTCATCTTCACCCTCGCATGGCAGGGGCTCTTCGAcggagagacgacggcggagtGAGCGGGCGGGAGGTCGTGATTCAGCGGGAACATGCGTGCACCAGGATGCTCCCCGACTTCTCCGACAGGGGGAGCCTGCCTGTCTCAGAAGCGGCTCAGACGACTGCCGACCAGACTCGCAGgttcgcggcgctgaagcCCGCAGGGGAGCTGAAGACTCCTGGCGTGGAGGGCAGCAGGCGTTTTCCTCTAGCGAGGAAAGCAGCTCGTTCAATGAGGTGGCTCCTGAGGTTACTAGAGGACCGGCAACAGGTGCGCAGGCCGTGAggggaggccggcggcgacgacggcagcagccgaACAAGCCCGTGAGCGGATCTGCGACAGCCTCTGCACGCGAGTCCACAATGTTTATGGCGTTTTTCGACCCGTTTACCAGGCCTGAaggggcgccgcgtgccAGCACCAGCGGCAGCCCCTCGTCCAATATCCGGAGTAGTCAGACCGTCACTAGTGTGTCTACCGATCGATCTGGTGCGGAGGGCGAGTTCGAGCTagagccggcgcggcgctcggatCAAGGACTGGGCAGTCCGCAAAAGACGAAACGGGATGCAAGGCTCCACGCGGATGACGGCATTAGGCAGACGGCAAGTCGGCGAGATGGCGCGGAAACCTTCTCCCCCGATGGCGGACAGGTTGGCAACGGCGAGCAAGCTCCGGGAGGTATGGGATGCGACGACCTGCCGTCGTCGCATCCCGTAGCAGGGGGATGcaaagcgacgcagaggaaaccaGATAATTTGCGAGAGCGGGCGGACTTCTGTAGAGGAGCCGGTGCGGTGAGCGAATTGGGCGCAGGGCAGCCTTCGGCAGCTGCATATCGGAGAatcgcagaagacgaggacgatgaGGGTCACTCGTTTTTGAGCCACCGGCCGTCGCTGTCTGGCGCGACGACTTGCTCGTCCTCGAAACGCCGCCCTTCAGATGGATTTGAAGGGATGCTGACGCATCTTTCGCGGcgttcttcgccctcctcagAGCTTCAGAATGATGGCGCAGCGGGTTTTCAAAGCCCGCCAACATTTACAGGGAAGGACAGCGACCGAGGTGCTCCGTTCgcctcggcgacgacgcaggacGAGCGTTCGTCTCTCGAACCGACCCGGAATTCGCCGCAGTGGCAGGTGGAGCATTTGGATGGTGGGAGTCGTAACGGCGAACGCAGACTGGGCGGAAAGCGTGCTGAAAAAGGTGGCAGCGCGGGCGTGTCTGCGGACACTCCGGATACGAACGAAGCGAGCCGCACTCCAGTCGGTTTCtggagaacgaggagagaacCTCAGCATCACTCGCTCTGCCGCGAAGCGGGAATGGATGtaggcggaggcgcgggcgtgcCGGCGTCCTGGAGAAGGGAGAAGTGCGAAACAGGTGAAGCGTTTGTTGCAAATCGCGAAGAGCCAGAGGGCCAgagggaaggcgagagcTGCGATTGTTACCCCCCGGCGAAACAaggtggaggcggagggaatGTGCAGAAGGACTCCGACAAAAAAACTACAGAGGGCGTCAGTGAAGAAG GGAGTTTCTATTCACTGAAGGCCTTGACGGCATTCTTCAACGCGAGCGGCCCAAATTCCTCAACCCCTCTATTCcctgcagaagaggaagtgGTGGAACCGATGAGAGTGAATTCCCATGCAGGGCATGATGGAGGTGGATGGGAACTCGACGAATGTGGTGACCTGCAGAAAGGGATTCAGAGCAAGGTCACGCGTGTAGATGCAGACGACCCCATAGACGGAGAAGCTTCCGCGGCAACGACTTTCTggtcgtcgctctccagcATGTACGATTCCTGGGGTTTCTCAGGGGCCTCTtaa
- a CDS encoding SNF7 family protein (encoded by transcript BESB_047610) yields the protein MSVMGQGYQDEDMCMSLYGLYLLDSSVYAQQQIKSTVFHESFNVRWRLSPEAVRENRRSIARSIRELDREALALNRLEQQLLSQIRSEAAIAETATLQRVHARQIVRVRKRRTALLACRAQLLGAKLQVQQMQSMQQLQQHLQSSAQVLMKVNKTLNLPQLHGVMNDFMHESHRLGLLEEMMTDVIDSAAADAEEEEAEEEIVTQVLQSASAQLSQRLAAAPPPFRLDAPAAVGGDPVAVGSVPVAVPSVPPACGAQRLEPQRVAQHDEGTALLRRARCDQQQRMGLPTLLVSTGVEGRLASQGAVCDIERQIQQRLLDLRR from the exons atgAGCGTCATGGGTCAAGGGTATCAAGACGAGGATATGTGCATgtccttgtacggtttgtacctacttgactcctcagtttatGCTCAGCAGCAAATAAA AAGTACCGTCTTTCACGAAAGCTTCAACGTGCGATGGCGTTTGTCTCCAGAGGCGGTGCGGGAGAACCGGAGGTCCATCGCCCGGTCGATTCGCGAACTCGATCGCGAGGCCCTGGCGCTGAATCGCcttgagcagcagctgctttcTCAGatccgcagcgaggcggcaaTCGCCGAAACGGCG ACTCTGCAGCGGGTGCACGCGAGGCAGATCGTGCGAGTCCGAAAGCGGCGAACGGCGCTTCTGGCTtgtcgcgcgcagctcctggGCGCAAAGCTCCAAGTCCAGCAGATGCAGAGTATGCAGCAGCTCCAACAGCACCTTCAGTCGAGTGCCCAG GTGTTGATGAAGGTGAACAAGACGCTGAACttgccgcagctgcatggCGTAATGAACGACTTCATGCACGAATCGCATCGTCTCGGCTTGCTT GAAGAAATGATGACGGATGTGATCGacagcgcggccgcagatGCG gaagaagaagaagctgaagaGGAGATCGTGACTCAGGTGCTCCAGTCGGCGTCAGCCCAGCTCTCTCAAAGG ttggctgctgcgccgccgccgtttcGCCTCgatgcgcctgctgcggttGGAGGCGACCCCGTCGCGGTTGGAAGTGTCCCCGTGGCGGTCCCAAGTGTCCCCCCGGCCTGTGGAGCCCAACGTTTGGAGCCTCAGAGGGTTGCGCAGCACGACGAGGGAACAGCACTTCTCCGCCGAGCGCGCTGCGACCAGCAACAGCGCATGGGGCTGCCGACGCTGCTGGTTTCGACTGGCGTGGAAGGCCGTCTAGCTTCGCAAG GAGCCGTTTGCGATATCGAGCGGCAAattcagcagcgcctcctcgacctGAGGCGGTAG